TATATATAAATATTTTTGTTTGAGTAAAAATGATAAGCAAATTCCGAAAGATAGTGAACTTAAATATATGGAGTTAGGAGATTTTAAGGAAAGAAAGGCTTTAAGACCAATAGAGGGTTATTTAAAGCAATATGAGGAAAGGGAAAAATTAGCAGAAATGCCGGCAGTTGATTTAGAAGATGAAAGATTTAGAGAATATGTAGCAAGTAAATTTGAGTCAAATGATAGGATTAAGATTAGTAAAGGAAGAAAATAAAATTATACATTTTATATTGAATTTTAATGAGGATTATAAATATAAAAGAAAAATAAAAGGTAAAGGTGAGAATGCAAATATGGATAAGGAAGAAACATTAAAAAAACTTTACGAAAATTATAAGAATATTGAGAAATGTGTAGTTGATCAACTATTTTTAGATACTCCCAATCATCAATTAACAGCAGGAACTTATAGAGAAGAAGTGTGGAAAGATTTATTTGAAAAAATTATCCCTAAAAAATTCTGTATAGATCAAGGAGTTTTTATTATTGATTCTAATGGTAATATATCAGATGAAGTAGATCTCGCAATATTTGATGAGCAATATACTCCATATATATTTAATTATGGCAAGATAAAATTCATACCTATAGAAGCAGTGGCTGTAGTGATACAATGTAAAAGTGTAGAACTTAAGACTAAAGATTTAGGTGAGTGGATTAAAAGTATAGACAAGCTCACCACATCATTAAATTCTATTGTAAGGGTTATGCCTGGATTAGTTGATAATAATATAGAAAATGAAAAAAACACTAAATCACAAACATCAACTAGACCTATAAGAATATTATGTTGTATTGGTAGAAATGGAGAAATAAAAGAAGCAGCTATTAATATGTTTGACATTTGTCTTTGTGTAAATAAGGATAAAAATTCTTTGAAAAAAGTAATTAAAAATGAAAGTGATACATATTATCAATGGTATGAATCATTAAATCATTATAAGGTAGAGCGTTTTGGAAATAACATGCAGTTATATCAAGATAAGAAAAATACAAAAGGAAAAGATATAAAAACGAGTCTTTTGTCGATTAAAATTGTAGATAATAATGAAAATGAAAATGTAATACTTTCTTTAATATTTCAACTAAATCAACTTTTAATGCTTATAAATAATCCGATGTTATTTCCACATGAATCTTATGCTACATTGTTTAATAATATTGGTAAAAAGTTTGATTAGCAAAAAAGTTTTATAAAGTATATTTAGAAAGTTGGCGGAAAATGAGACTAACAATAAATTTTGAATTTGAAAAACCTCTAAGATTACCACAACAGTACAATCATATTGTTCAAGCGGTTATTTTAAACTGGTTAAGTGATGAAAATTATCAAAAATTTATACATGATTTTGGATATAAAGTTGGAAATAGAACATATAAACTCTATACTTTTTCAAGACTTCAAGGTAAGTTTTTAATAGATAGAAATGAAAAAACAATAACATATGAAGATAGAGTAAAACTTGAAGTTGCAGCTCAGGATGATAAATTTCTTTCATATTTAGCTAATGGTATAATTATGAGTGATGAGGTAAGGCTTGGTAATAATATAGTTCACGTAAAGGATATAAAATGTGAAAAAAATGTTCTTGAATCTGGTGCTAAAGTCTATACAAAATCGCCTATTGTAATATATAGTACCTTTGAAAATGAAGATAAAAAGAAAACTTATTATTATAGCCCATTTGAAAATGAATTTTCAGAGCTTGTAAGAAGAAATTTGATAAAAAAATATGAAGCTGCTTTTGGCAAGATGCCATTGGATGATAGTTTTGAAATAAAGGCTGTAAAAAATTGTAAATTAAGAGAAAAGGTAATTGTCTATAAAAGTACAGTCATAAAGGGTTGGAATGGTGAGTTTATTTTAAATGGTTCTAAAGAACTTATAAATGTTGGATATAATTCTGGTTTTGGATCTAAAAATGCTCAAGGATTTGGATGTATAGAGAAATGTATTGGGCGTGACTAATATTAAAAAATGTGACATTACTAATGTTATTTAATTTATCGTCGACCCTGAGTAGTGTAAAAACACCGGGGGGTCGACGATTTTTTAGTTTGTAGTGAAATAGCGGGTTTGGATTGATTTTACATTAATTCTGAAGAAAATTTGTAAAAGTTGATTTTTTGAAGAAGCTGATGT
The Clostridium felsineum DSM 794 DNA segment above includes these coding regions:
- a CDS encoding DUF6602 domain-containing protein, with protein sequence MIGLRLVKEENKIIHFILNFNEDYKYKRKIKGKGENANMDKEETLKKLYENYKNIEKCVVDQLFLDTPNHQLTAGTYREEVWKDLFEKIIPKKFCIDQGVFIIDSNGNISDEVDLAIFDEQYTPYIFNYGKIKFIPIEAVAVVIQCKSVELKTKDLGEWIKSIDKLTTSLNSIVRVMPGLVDNNIENEKNTKSQTSTRPIRILCCIGRNGEIKEAAINMFDICLCVNKDKNSLKKVIKNESDTYYQWYESLNHYKVERFGNNMQLYQDKKNTKGKDIKTSLLSIKIVDNNENENVILSLIFQLNQLLMLINNPMLFPHESYATLFNNIGKKFD
- the cas6 gene encoding CRISPR-associated endoribonuclease Cas6, producing MRLTINFEFEKPLRLPQQYNHIVQAVILNWLSDENYQKFIHDFGYKVGNRTYKLYTFSRLQGKFLIDRNEKTITYEDRVKLEVAAQDDKFLSYLANGIIMSDEVRLGNNIVHVKDIKCEKNVLESGAKVYTKSPIVIYSTFENEDKKKTYYYSPFENEFSELVRRNLIKKYEAAFGKMPLDDSFEIKAVKNCKLREKVIVYKSTVIKGWNGEFILNGSKELINVGYNSGFGSKNAQGFGCIEKCIGRD